The genomic interval TTACGGTTTCAGAGATTTGAAAAAGCTCAATTTTTGGAGGTGTGAAGTATAATTGACGTAGTCAGCTATCCCGTTCTTTTCATAGGTGACCTCCTTGACTGCAAAATTATTCCTGACATCCTCTTGCAGGATCTTGGACCTGTTCTCATGAAAGATGATGACTCCATTATTATTGACAATAAATACTTCTCCTGAGGTTCCGATATCAACTGTTTCAATTATTCCATACAGCTGCTCTATACCCACCCTTGCAGCCATGATGCCGGTCAATGTGTTGTTCTTTTCAATGGGATTTGCTATTATTACTTCAGGGGAACCTGTTTTAGAGAGATAAACATCTGATACGAATAGTCTTCCACTGGCAGCTTCTGTGAAATACTTCT from Methanosarcinales archaeon carries:
- a CDS encoding cache domain-containing protein translates to MKIRSELTIFFLIISIIPLSAVVYTSYNYSQEAIRDSIMDNLAGATENTGQAIDNWMDVRKSDIRIISKSRMVADTEKAQLHEYLNTFEREHAGVYKEFFILDQSGDIMFSTLNSTGNVGNQKYFTEAASGRLFVSDVYLSKTGSPEVIIANPIEKNNTLTGIMAARVGIEQLYGIIETVDIGTSGEVFIVNNNGVIIFHENRSKILQEDVRNNFAVKEVTYEKNGIADYVNYTSHLQKLSFFKSLKP